A segment of the Coffea arabica cultivar ET-39 chromosome 8c, Coffea Arabica ET-39 HiFi, whole genome shotgun sequence genome:
TGAGAAACAATAAAATGTGCACTAGCAGGATAGCTGCACAATTACAGCACAAAAACACAAAACTAAAGAACAATAAAACCAACAATCAACGAGCAAGGAAAATTTTCTGGTTAAAACGCCATTCCAAACTGAAATCCCAGTTCTCTTGGAATCCAGTGACATTCCCCTACTCTGGAACTATTTCAAATTCATTCATCGTCAAGAATTGAATCTCGaagcctttcatttctttaAAATGAAAAGATTATGATCTATTGCACACTAACTACGTCATTATTGAAGTATGCATACACTTTCTTTTTAATCATTAGAAAGTTGATATTCAAGAACTCATTTTGTATTTTACCAAAATACAATATTAATCATGTTTAATGTACTATAGATCATAGATGTCGTTGTACTTAAGATACATAAATTCTTCATCTTCTAGATTTCAGCTGCACGAAACAAACTTTTTATCTCCCATGGCATGAGACGGATCACTAATTTTTCTTTCTGaggtaaaatttctttttctctgcCTTTATCTTTTGTTCATCAATGTAAGCTAATTATTAGAGTAAGGAAAGATAAAGCCAACAAGCTAGAGGGAAAGGTAAAGCCAACAACTTTGAAAAGCATACACCAACTACATGTCGGTTGGTAGGGGGCAACCCTTTAAGAGGCATTACCAAGAAATTAGCCTTGTCCGGATTCtggttttccaaaaaaaaaaaaaaatttacattttccgtaaacacatttttcaatcacttttttactttacatatatcaaattactataatatatttttctacaaaaactcctaaaaatagTAATCCAAGTAGGACCAATCTATTGAAGCTAGCTTAAAGTGGGATTGTGTGCTGGCATGGCTGCACTTGGAGCCACACCATGCGATGTACTACCTTGATTTGGTGAAAGAAATCCATTTTTGTCTAAACTGATTCATAAACAATTCAAATAAACAGCCGGATTGAGCTAATCGATTTCTTTCAATAGATTTGGACCGTTAATTGTATGACACGATTGCACTTGCAACTGCAGATAACTCAAGTCCACTGTCCCAATGAGGTTGGAGTGTGGTGGATTCTCAAACAAGAATTAATACTTTTTGTTTTTTCGACATCTATTTAATATTTGATCTTAGAAaaaagagaagggaaaaaagaaaaaagaaaaacctaaAGCCTCTAATGCCAACCTTGATAACAAAAGCAAATGCATACCAACATTCAATTGCTAATTATCTAACGCTGACACTGTCAATTTATAGCTTCAAAAGATTTAGCTTGTAGTGTACTTGTAACAAGCTGCAGCtcaaaagaatttttttccctcttttgtgGTGTTCTATTTGTATGAGTTCATTAGCGGATGGCCAACTTGTGTGCTGCAGTTGCAATATAAGACAAGAGTTAATTAAAGGGTAAATTACTTATTACTCCATGTGATTTAATAGAATATTAGATGACCCTCTTAAGATTTTAATATAACCACATAACCCTCCTATCATTTTATGTAAAGCAAAAAATGGAAGGAATGCACATATATCAAATGCGCTATAAAAGAGTGTGTGATAAAATCTTGATATTCATGTAATCCACTTATGATTTATATAAATATCCACTTTATTCCCTGTGACTTTTGCATTTATTCATGTAATCTCCCTTGACTTTTATACAAGGTGATTAATCCGTCAATTAATTTAGCATTTAAGTAGGCGCAACTAACGATGTTACATAGCTAATAGTAAGGGCACTATTAGTACAGTCTGCAAGTGTTATTAATTTATTGTTTAGCTTTTTGTATCCATACCTTATTGTATCACATCTAGGGGTGTTTCGCGAATCGAGCCGTTCGCGAGCcgatcgcgagcggctcgaatacgagctcgactcgagcttgtcaatatcgagttcgagtcgagctcgagctaattaagtcgatctcgagctcgagctcgagctcaaaaacattaagctcgttggctcgcgagctcaattatatatatttttttattttttattttttattttaatagtaaaattacatatatatccctaatattttattatttatttaaaaaaatattattttatttatttttaaaaataaataattattttttaaaaataaaataataataataaattttttattttttaagctcgagctcgatattttgagctcgtcgagctcgagctcgagcttcacaaaattaactcgagctcggctcgattaacCAAAGCTCGGCTCGAGTTtggctcgtttgcacccctaatcACATCAACCGATTAATATACTTGTGGAAAAAAGAATGTTTCTTCTACGCACCTTAAAATTGGAAAATATGACCAAAATCTTGTCACAATATATTGGATAACAAATCATGTAGGTTTCCATTATTCTCCTATCAACAGCTAGTTACAATTAAATCCCTCCATCCCTTCTTCATTTGCCACATATAGTGgagaaagagaaaacaaagagaaCATGGACAAACATGACGCAGCATCAAAACTTCTTCACGGTCAAGCACAGATATGGAAACAAATGTTCGCCTTTGTAGACTCCATGGCTTTAAAATGTGCTGTGGAGCTCCAAATAGCTGACATTATACACTCCCATGGCCGCCCCTTATCCCTCTCCGAAATCTCCTCCAATATCACCAACTCTTCGTCCCCAAGTTTTCCATATCTGGCACGCATCATGAGGTTGTTAGTCCGCAACAATATCTTCGAATCCATAGAAGATGTTCAACCAGAAAATGGTGGAGACACTCCCTCCACCACCCTCTACGGCCTAACCACCGCCTCCCGGTGGCTACTAAACAACAATGACCAGTTGAGCATGGCTCCCTTTATCTTAATGGAGAACCATCCATGGCTTTTAAGTCCATGGCATCAGTTGAGTACTTGTGTAAGAGAGGGCGGCATTGCATTCCAAAAAGCTCATGGAAAAGAGATATGGGATATGGCATCACAAAACCCTGAGTTCAACAAGATTTTTAATGATGGGATGGAATGTACTGGGAAGATTACAATGCAAGCAATTCTTTCAGTGTTTAAAGGTACTTATTGGGATGGTGTGGAGACACTTGTGGATGTTGGGGGTGGGACTGGTGCAACCATAGCTGAGATTGTCAAGGTATATCCACATATCAAAGGAATCAACTTTGATTTGCCGCATGTTGTCGCTACAGCACCTAAGTATGATGGAGTTTCTCATGTTGGTGGTGACATGTTTGATGCCATCCCCAGTGCTCAAGCAGTCTTCATGAAGGTATTAGAATTTTGCTAAAATTACTGCCAAATCTT
Coding sequences within it:
- the LOC113707263 gene encoding xanthohumol 4-O-methyltransferase: MDKHDAASKLLHGQAQIWKQMFAFVDSMALKCAVELQIADIIHSHGRPLSLSEISSNITNSSSPSFPYLARIMRLLVRNNIFESIEDVQPENGGDTPSTTLYGLTTASRWLLNNNDQLSMAPFILMENHPWLLSPWHQLSTCVREGGIAFQKAHGKEIWDMASQNPEFNKIFNDGMECTGKITMQAILSVFKGTYWDGVETLVDVGGGTGATIAEIVKVYPHIKGINFDLPHVVATAPKYDGVSHVGGDMFDAIPSAQAVFMKWIMHDWCDEDCVKILKNCRRAIPEKTGKVFIVEVVLKPDGDGLFDSIGMILDLLMIAHSSGGKERTEPEWKKLLDKGGFPRYKITEIPACFSIIEAYPE